A window of the Candidatus Jettenia caeni genome harbors these coding sequences:
- a CDS encoding ABC transporter permease component, with amino-acid sequence MQKRLTLGFFFTLFVCTTFIPIVWMFGSSLYEDGRFSFVYYRDIFLTQRYVRVILNSLILASITTLLSSLAGISTGFFLAKTKLPFKNVFKICFLIPFIIPPYIAGIAWANLLGRTGFLNTLLSQYTPLSPESVSHFIYSLYGASFILSINLFPVVMLMTEYALKNVNPRLEESGLIAGSIFQVVRQITLPLIAPAILSSMMIVFILSLSEFGIPSLLQVNVLTTQIFTQFSAFYNEKAATAIAFPLIGITIILMILEQIYFRGKSFEVLGKRASHGTIHYQERWLIVIGTLFCTFIFILCVIVPFTTLVVSSKTVSVYYDAFRLARNGIKNTVLYGSIGATFLTVVGFFLGYLSEKVQSRWRNSIAPFIWLFFAVPATVIGVGLIKVCNRPEGIFQFIYGSLWIIILGYGARFLPLSSRIMANYFKQIPSSTEEAGIVMGAPWFCILRKIIVPLQGYGIVAAWLISFMFCVGELGTTILVYPPGHETLPITLFTVMVNSPATIVSALSLIIVVMTLLPLGVFLATSRYFLKWK; translated from the coding sequence ATGCAAAAAAGGTTAACGTTGGGTTTTTTCTTTACGTTGTTTGTCTGTACCACATTCATACCAATTGTGTGGATGTTTGGAAGCTCTCTCTATGAGGATGGCAGGTTTTCATTTGTTTATTACAGGGATATTTTTTTAACACAAAGGTATGTAAGGGTTATCCTTAATAGCCTTATCCTTGCTTCTATCACAACCCTGTTGTCCTCACTTGCAGGCATTTCTACAGGATTTTTTTTGGCAAAAACAAAGCTTCCCTTTAAAAATGTCTTTAAAATATGTTTTCTTATCCCATTTATTATACCACCTTATATCGCAGGTATTGCGTGGGCAAATTTATTAGGAAGAACAGGGTTTTTGAATACCCTCCTGTCTCAATATACGCCGCTTTCTCCTGAATCAGTCTCACATTTTATATATAGTTTATATGGTGCTTCGTTTATCCTTTCGATAAATCTCTTTCCTGTCGTAATGTTAATGACTGAATATGCCCTAAAAAATGTAAATCCACGGCTTGAAGAGAGCGGCCTTATAGCAGGGAGTATTTTTCAGGTAGTACGACAAATTACGTTACCCTTAATCGCCCCTGCCATTCTTTCCAGCATGATGATTGTTTTTATCCTGTCGCTTTCTGAGTTTGGGATACCGTCGTTATTGCAGGTTAATGTACTTACGACACAGATATTTACCCAGTTTAGTGCCTTTTATAATGAGAAAGCTGCAACGGCAATTGCCTTCCCACTTATAGGAATTACCATTATCCTCATGATATTAGAGCAGATTTATTTCCGGGGAAAGTCGTTTGAGGTATTGGGAAAAAGGGCTTCGCATGGTACGATACATTATCAAGAGAGATGGCTCATCGTGATAGGTACACTCTTCTGTACCTTTATTTTCATTCTCTGTGTTATTGTTCCTTTTACTACCCTTGTTGTTAGCAGTAAAACAGTATCGGTGTATTATGACGCATTTCGTTTAGCGAGAAATGGTATCAAAAATACTGTCCTTTACGGCTCTATCGGGGCTACATTTCTTACCGTTGTGGGTTTCTTTTTAGGCTATCTTTCAGAAAAAGTCCAATCAAGATGGAGAAACAGTATAGCACCGTTTATTTGGCTATTCTTTGCAGTGCCTGCAACGGTGATAGGTGTCGGACTCATTAAGGTCTGCAATAGGCCTGAAGGTATATTCCAGTTTATCTATGGTTCCTTATGGATCATTATTTTGGGGTATGGGGCGCGTTTTTTGCCATTATCGAGCCGTATTATGGCGAATTATTTTAAGCAAATTCCCAGCTCGACAGAGGAAGCAGGCATAGTAATGGGTGCCCCATGGTTCTGTATTTTAAGGAAGATTATCGTACCTTTACAAGGCTATGGTATAGTCGCTGCATGGTTGATTTCCTTCATGTTTTGTGTTGGAGAATTGGGTACAACGATATTGGTATATCCACCGGGACACGAAACGCTTCCGATAACACTATTCACGGTGATGGTGAACAGTCCGGCAACTATTGTTTCAGCGCTTTCTCTTATCATTGTGGTAATGACGCTATTACCTCTCGGTGTTTTCCTTGCGACCTCAAGATATTTCCTAAAATGGAAGTAA